From the genome of Xiphophorus hellerii strain 12219 chromosome 11, Xiphophorus_hellerii-4.1, whole genome shotgun sequence, one region includes:
- the rpl23a gene encoding large ribosomal subunit protein uL23, translating into MAPKAKKEAVPAKTEAKSKALKAKKAVLKGVHSQRKKKIRTSPTFRRPKTLRLRRQPKYPRKSAPRRNKLDHYAIIKFPLTTESAMKKIEDNNTLVFIVDVKANKHQIKHAVKKLYDIDVAKVNTLIRPDGEKKAYVRLAPDYDALDVANKIGII; encoded by the exons cTGTCCCTGCCAAAACAGAGGCCAAGTCAAAGGCTCTGAAGGCAAAAAAGGCTGTGCTTAAAGGCGTACACAgccagaggaagaagaaaatcagGACTTCTCCCACCTTCCGTCGCCCTAAAACCCTCCGTCTCCGCAGACAGCCCAAGTACCCTCGCAAGAGTGCTCCTCGCAGGAACAA GCTGGATCACTATGCCATCATCAAGTTCCCCTTGACAACAGAGTCTGCAATGAAAAAGATTGAGGATAACAACACTCTTGTATTCATTGTGGACGTCAAGGCAAACAAACATCAGATCAAACACGCTGTTAAGAAGCTGTATGACATCGATGTCGCCAAAGTCAACACACTCATCAG GCCTGATGGCGAGAAGAAGGCCTACGTTCGACTTGCGCCAGATTACGACGCATTGGATGTTGCAAACAAG attgGCATCATCTAA